One genomic segment of Vicinamibacterales bacterium includes these proteins:
- a CDS encoding efflux RND transporter permease subunit gives YGAGGEARQPLGLVVVGGLIFSQLVTLYLTPVVYTYMAQVQRWLKRGAATAPAIVPAGHSV, from the coding sequence CTACGGCGCCGGCGGTGAGGCGCGGCAGCCGCTCGGGCTCGTGGTGGTCGGCGGCCTGATCTTCTCGCAGCTCGTGACCCTCTACCTGACGCCAGTCGTCTATACCTACATGGCGCAGGTGCAGCGGTGGCTGAAGCGCGGCGCCGCGACCGCCCCCGCGATCGTCCCGGCCGGGCATTCGGTCTAG